The proteins below come from a single Streptomyces sp. MRC013 genomic window:
- a CDS encoding PQQ-binding-like beta-propeller repeat protein, translating to MTQPPPPPNQPPGPPDQPPGPPPQGGFGAPQDPPPGGFGAPVPPPPGQPVPPPYGHPQAPPVPPPGQPVPPPYGHPGGPPVQPPGVPGGPPAYGYPTAPVHQAAHPQPGAGGGRGRLSAQMRIVVAAAVAVALIVGGGVWYASVKGDEPAASTASGGTAGGGGQDGAAPEAPDGAGSEKVPADTQAKVAFQIPAPVVADTVTTAGSWLTDGTYAKSGVNEVVGYDAVKGTKRWSVPLPGEICAATRHVKDNKTALVFQPSKPTPQVKYPACSEVGVIDLEAGRMLWTKSVAGASQGDRKVAWDEVTIGANTVAAGGTHGGAAWDLATGKELWRPQEDAEGCYDMGYGGGEGLVAARKCGDSDNQYVTIQNLDPVTGAPLSAYRMPTGVEYASVVSTRPLVVAADVGDTAGDGSGISDFFSIDEKTGKLKAKIVADAERYAGECRSTDVENCEKLVVGNGRLYVPTEQHEGAGEDYNRVNEIVSFDLATGKLTGQRLDSGTNAQLFPVRMDGGDLIAYRTPGYERGGQVVSVDGASFKETVLLRTPVERAIGNAERSLAERERMIYRDGRLYLADRFVSKPSTVVKETRYLALVFTTG from the coding sequence ATGACGCAACCGCCCCCACCGCCCAACCAGCCCCCCGGCCCGCCCGACCAGCCCCCCGGCCCGCCTCCGCAGGGCGGGTTCGGCGCCCCGCAGGACCCGCCGCCCGGCGGCTTCGGCGCGCCCGTCCCGCCGCCGCCCGGGCAGCCGGTGCCCCCGCCGTACGGCCACCCCCAGGCCCCACCCGTCCCGCCGCCGGGACAGCCGGTGCCCCCGCCGTACGGCCACCCGGGCGGGCCGCCCGTCCAGCCGCCCGGCGTCCCCGGCGGGCCGCCCGCGTACGGTTACCCGACCGCGCCCGTGCACCAGGCGGCGCACCCGCAGCCGGGCGCGGGCGGCGGGCGGGGGAGGCTGTCCGCGCAGATGCGGATCGTCGTCGCGGCGGCCGTCGCGGTCGCCCTGATCGTCGGCGGCGGCGTCTGGTACGCGTCCGTCAAGGGCGACGAACCGGCGGCGTCGACCGCGAGCGGCGGCACCGCCGGGGGCGGCGGGCAGGACGGCGCCGCCCCCGAGGCCCCGGACGGCGCCGGCAGCGAGAAGGTGCCCGCCGACACCCAGGCGAAGGTGGCCTTCCAGATCCCCGCGCCGGTGGTCGCCGACACGGTGACCACCGCGGGTTCGTGGCTGACCGACGGGACGTACGCGAAGTCGGGCGTCAACGAGGTCGTCGGCTACGACGCGGTGAAGGGCACGAAGCGGTGGAGCGTGCCGCTGCCCGGCGAGATCTGCGCCGCCACCCGGCACGTGAAGGACAACAAGACCGCCCTGGTCTTCCAGCCCTCCAAGCCGACCCCGCAGGTGAAGTACCCGGCGTGCTCCGAGGTCGGCGTGATCGACCTGGAGGCCGGCCGGATGCTGTGGACGAAGTCCGTGGCGGGCGCCTCCCAGGGCGACCGCAAGGTCGCCTGGGACGAGGTGACCATCGGCGCGAACACCGTCGCCGCCGGCGGCACCCACGGCGGCGCGGCCTGGGACCTCGCCACCGGCAAGGAGCTCTGGCGGCCCCAGGAGGACGCCGAGGGCTGCTACGACATGGGCTACGGCGGCGGCGAGGGCCTCGTCGCGGCCCGCAAGTGCGGCGACAGCGACAACCAGTACGTGACGATCCAGAACCTCGACCCCGTCACGGGCGCGCCGCTCTCCGCGTACCGGATGCCGACGGGCGTCGAGTACGCGTCGGTCGTCTCCACCAGGCCGCTGGTGGTCGCGGCCGACGTCGGCGACACGGCGGGCGACGGCTCCGGCATCTCCGACTTCTTCTCCATCGACGAGAAGACCGGCAAGCTCAAGGCGAAGATCGTCGCGGACGCCGAGCGGTACGCGGGCGAGTGCCGCTCCACCGACGTGGAGAACTGCGAGAAGCTCGTCGTCGGCAACGGCCGCCTGTACGTCCCGACCGAGCAGCACGAAGGCGCCGGCGAGGACTACAACCGCGTCAACGAGATCGTCTCCTTCGACCTGGCCACCGGCAAGCTCACCGGCCAGCGGCTGGACTCGGGCACCAACGCGCAGCTGTTCCCGGTGCGGATGGACGGGGGCGACCTCATCGCGTACCGGACGCCCGGCTACGAGCGGGGCGGGCAGGTCGTCAGCGTCGACGGCGCCTCCTTCAAGGAGACCGTGCTGCTGAGGACCCCGGTGGAGCGGGCGATCGGCAACGCCGAGCGGAGCCTCGCCGAACGCGAGAGGATGATCTACCGCGACGGGCGGCTGTACCTGGCCGACCGCTTCGTGTCGAAGCCGTCGACGGTGGTGAAGGAAACGCGTTACCTGGCGCTGGTGTTCACCACCGGGTGA
- a CDS encoding LuxR C-terminal-related transcriptional regulator, which translates to MGVRLMVVDDHRLLAEALASALKLRGHRVLAAAAPAAGAAELVVSRAPEVCLLGTAAPAEPGAFDPVVRIKRDRPQVSVLVLGPVPSPRGIAAAFAAGASGYVRHDERIEGVERAIAKARAGEAAVTPQLLQGAFTELLNPTTTPDDEGRRLLRMLTPREVEVLVRVTEGEDTRAVAAGMGIAPSTARTHVQRVLMKLGVGSRLEAAALAARTGLLDRAAADLPRAAHRE; encoded by the coding sequence ATGGGCGTGCGCCTGATGGTGGTCGACGACCACCGTCTGCTCGCCGAGGCGCTCGCCTCGGCCCTGAAGCTGCGCGGGCACCGCGTGCTCGCCGCCGCCGCGCCGGCCGCGGGCGCGGCCGAGCTGGTGGTGAGCCGCGCCCCCGAGGTGTGCCTGCTCGGCACGGCGGCCCCGGCGGAGCCGGGCGCCTTCGACCCGGTCGTACGGATCAAACGGGACCGTCCCCAGGTGTCCGTGCTGGTCCTGGGCCCGGTGCCCAGCCCGCGCGGCATCGCGGCGGCCTTCGCGGCCGGCGCCTCCGGGTACGTGCGCCACGACGAGCGCATCGAGGGGGTCGAACGCGCCATCGCGAAGGCCCGCGCGGGCGAGGCCGCCGTCACCCCGCAGCTGCTGCAGGGCGCGTTCACGGAGCTGCTGAACCCCACCACCACCCCCGACGACGAGGGCCGGCGGCTGCTGCGGATGCTGACGCCCCGCGAGGTGGAGGTCCTGGTGCGGGTCACCGAGGGCGAGGACACCAGGGCGGTCGCCGCCGGCATGGGAATCGCCCCGAGCACGGCCCGCACCCACGTGCAGCGGGTCCTGATGAAGCTCGGGGTCGGCTCCCGGCTGGAGGCCGCCGCCCTGGCGGCCCGCACGGGCCTCCTGGACCGCGCCGCCGCCGACCTCCCGCGCGCCGCCCACCGGGAGTAG
- the galE gene encoding UDP-glucose 4-epimerase GalE, translated as MKYLVTGGAGYVGSVVGAHLLEAGHEVTVLDDLSTGFREAVPDGAAFVEGRVQDAARLLDASYDGVLHFAAFSQVSESVAEPEKYWDNNVGGTMALLAAMRGAGVRRLVFSSTAATYGEPASVPLTETAPTAPTSPYGASKLAVDHMIGGEAAAHGLAAASLRYFNVAGAYGAYGERHDPESHLIPLVLQVALGRREAISVYGDDYPTPDGTCVRDYIHVADLAEAHLLALDAVVPGEHLICNLGNGSGFSVREVVETVREVTGHPVPEVGAGRRPGDPAALVASAAVARERLGWRPSRTDLADIVRDAWDFARRRAAE; from the coding sequence ATGAAGTACCTGGTAACGGGCGGGGCCGGCTACGTCGGGAGCGTCGTCGGGGCGCACCTGCTGGAGGCCGGCCACGAGGTGACGGTCCTCGACGACCTGTCGACCGGCTTCCGCGAGGCCGTCCCGGACGGGGCCGCCTTCGTCGAGGGCCGCGTCCAGGACGCCGCCCGCCTCCTCGACGCCTCCTACGACGGGGTGCTGCACTTCGCGGCGTTCTCGCAGGTCAGCGAGTCCGTCGCCGAGCCGGAGAAGTACTGGGACAACAACGTCGGCGGCACGATGGCGCTGCTCGCCGCGATGCGCGGGGCCGGCGTGCGCCGCCTGGTGTTCTCCTCCACCGCGGCGACGTACGGCGAGCCGGCCTCCGTCCCCCTCACGGAGACCGCCCCCACGGCGCCCACCAGCCCGTACGGCGCCTCGAAGCTCGCCGTCGACCACATGATCGGCGGGGAGGCCGCCGCGCACGGCCTGGCCGCCGCCTCCCTGCGGTACTTCAACGTGGCCGGCGCGTACGGCGCGTACGGCGAGCGCCACGACCCCGAGTCGCACCTGATCCCGCTCGTCCTCCAGGTCGCCCTCGGCCGGCGCGAGGCGATCTCCGTGTACGGGGACGACTACCCGACCCCGGACGGCACCTGCGTCCGCGACTACATCCATGTCGCGGACCTCGCCGAGGCCCACCTCCTCGCCCTGGACGCCGTCGTCCCCGGCGAGCACCTGATCTGCAACCTCGGCAACGGCAGCGGCTTCTCGGTGCGCGAGGTCGTCGAGACCGTCCGCGAGGTCACCGGCCACCCGGTGCCCGAGGTCGGGGCCGGACGGCGCCCCGGTGACCCGGCCGCCCTGGTGGCGTCGGCGGCCGTCGCACGGGAGCGGCTCGGCTGGCGGCCGTCGCGCACGGACCTCGCGGACATCGTCCGCGACGCCTGGGACTTCGCGCGCCGTCGCGCGGCGGAGTAG
- a CDS encoding MarR family transcriptional regulator, whose amino-acid sequence MEDEVDRLVAAWRRERPDLDVEPLEVLSRVSRLARHLDRARRLAFAEHQLEPWEFDVLTSLRRAGDPYQLSPGQLLTQTLVTSGTMTNRIDRLAKKGLVERLPDPTDRRGVLVRLTAEGRDRADQALAGLLDHERAILARLPRAQRTELAALLRRLTAPFDNVPG is encoded by the coding sequence ATGGAGGACGAGGTCGACCGTCTGGTCGCTGCATGGCGCCGCGAGCGCCCGGACCTCGACGTGGAGCCGCTCGAGGTGCTGAGCCGGGTCTCCCGGCTGGCCCGCCACCTGGACCGGGCGCGCCGCCTCGCCTTCGCGGAGCACCAGCTGGAGCCGTGGGAGTTCGACGTCCTCACCTCGCTGCGCCGTGCCGGCGACCCGTACCAGCTCTCCCCCGGCCAGCTCCTCACGCAGACGCTCGTCACCTCGGGCACGATGACCAACCGCATCGACCGGCTCGCGAAGAAGGGCCTCGTCGAACGGCTGCCCGACCCCACCGACCGGCGCGGCGTCCTCGTCCGCCTCACCGCGGAGGGGCGCGACCGCGCCGACCAGGCCCTCGCCGGGCTGCTGGACCACGAGCGGGCCATCCTCGCCCGGTTGCCCCGCGCCCAGCGCACCGAGCTCGCGGCGCTGCTACGCCGGCTGACCGCCCCGTTCGACAACGTCCCCGGCTGA
- a CDS encoding trans-aconitate 2-methyltransferase, which produces MHSAPIWDPRQYLRHSGHRTRPFLDLLARIPELPAAEEGRPARIADIGCGPGNITALLADRWPDAHITGFDLSREMLDRAEADHAGPTPGGGRVDFRYADAAGWTPGEPYDLIVSNAALQWVPGHAESFGGWLEGLVPGGTLAFQVPANFTSPSHALLAELCESPLWRDRLGGHGRRYVHVLGTTEYLERLADLGCAADVWETVYAQLLQGEDPILDWTKGTALRPVLTVLGDDGEAVSEFLSQYRDLLRKAYPPGPHGTVFPYRRIFAVARREY; this is translated from the coding sequence ATGCATTCCGCACCGATTTGGGATCCTCGGCAGTATCTGCGCCACTCCGGGCACCGCACGCGGCCGTTCCTGGACCTGCTCGCCCGGATCCCCGAGCTGCCGGCCGCCGAGGAGGGGCGGCCCGCCCGCATCGCCGACATCGGCTGCGGCCCCGGCAACATCACCGCGCTCCTCGCGGACCGCTGGCCGGACGCGCACATCACCGGCTTCGACCTCTCGCGCGAGATGCTCGACCGGGCGGAGGCGGACCACGCCGGACCCACCCCGGGCGGCGGCCGCGTCGACTTCCGGTACGCCGACGCGGCCGGGTGGACGCCCGGGGAGCCGTACGACCTGATCGTCTCCAACGCCGCGCTGCAGTGGGTTCCCGGCCACGCCGAGTCCTTCGGCGGCTGGCTGGAGGGGCTCGTCCCCGGCGGCACCCTGGCCTTCCAGGTGCCGGCCAACTTCACCTCCCCCAGCCACGCGCTGCTGGCCGAGCTGTGCGAGTCCCCGCTCTGGCGCGACCGGCTCGGCGGGCACGGACGGCGGTACGTCCACGTCCTGGGGACGACGGAGTACCTGGAGCGGCTGGCGGACCTCGGCTGCGCGGCCGACGTGTGGGAGACCGTCTACGCCCAGCTCCTCCAGGGCGAGGACCCGATCCTCGACTGGACCAAGGGGACGGCCCTGCGCCCGGTCCTCACCGTCCTCGGGGACGACGGGGAGGCGGTGTCGGAGTTCCTCTCCCAGTACCGCGACCTGCTGCGCAAGGCCTACCCGCCGGGTCCCCACGGCACGGTCTTCCCCTACCGCCGCATATTCGCCGTCGCCCGCAGGGAGTACTGA
- a CDS encoding TetR/AcrR family transcriptional regulator yields MDGVANDGSGTSGDKPRRGRRVRMTGAERRQQLLDVGRTLFAARGFEGTSVEEIAAKAGVSKPVVYEHFGGKEGLYAVVVDREMRQLLDMVTGALTAGHPRELLEQAAFALLDYIETYTDGFRILVRDSPVAQSTGTFASLISDIATQVEDILGLEFKARGFDPKLAPLYAQALVGMVALTGQWWLDVRKPKKAEVAAHLVNLAWHGLDGMEQKPRLIGHRKS; encoded by the coding sequence ATGGACGGTGTGGCGAACGACGGCAGCGGTACCAGTGGTGACAAACCCCGGCGCGGGCGCCGGGTCCGCATGACCGGTGCCGAGAGGCGCCAGCAACTGCTCGACGTCGGCCGGACCCTGTTCGCCGCGCGCGGCTTCGAAGGCACGTCGGTCGAGGAGATCGCGGCGAAGGCCGGGGTGTCGAAGCCGGTCGTCTACGAGCACTTCGGCGGCAAGGAGGGGCTGTACGCGGTCGTGGTCGACCGGGAGATGCGCCAGCTCCTGGACATGGTGACCGGCGCGCTCACGGCGGGGCACCCGCGCGAGCTCCTGGAGCAGGCCGCGTTCGCGCTGCTGGACTACATCGAGACGTACACGGACGGCTTCCGGATCCTGGTGAGGGATTCGCCGGTGGCCCAGTCGACGGGTACGTTCGCCTCGCTGATCTCGGACATCGCCACCCAGGTCGAGGACATCCTGGGCCTGGAGTTCAAGGCCCGGGGCTTCGACCCCAAGCTGGCCCCCCTGTACGCGCAGGCGCTGGTGGGGATGGTCGCCCTGACCGGGCAGTGGTGGCTGGACGTCAGGAAGCCGAAGAAGGCCGAGGTGGCGGCGCACCTGGTCAACCTGGCGTGGCACGGGCTGGACGGCATGGAGCAGAAGCCCCGGCTCATAGGCCACCGCAAGTCCTGA
- a CDS encoding fatty acid desaturase, producing the protein MTTSPEVLDRTAREQDPPSATLGGDSKRSVEQIALLLFITVPFLALVAAVPLAWGWGVSWLDLGLLTAMYFIGCHGITIGFHRYFTHGSFKAKRPLRIALAVMGSLAVEGPLVRWVADHRKHHRFSDGEGDPHSPWRFGETLPALMKGLWWAHIGWMFDEEQTPQQKYAPDLIKDPALRRISRQFVLWTIVSLAIPPLVGGVVTMSWWGAFTAFFWGSLVRVALLHHVTWSINSICHAVGKRPFKSRDRSGNVWWLAVLSCGESWHNLHHADPTSARHGVMRGQIDSSARLIRWFEKLGWAYDVRWPTEERIEARRQTRPANAA; encoded by the coding sequence ATGACCACAAGCCCTGAAGTGCTCGACCGCACCGCCCGCGAGCAGGACCCGCCGTCCGCCACGCTGGGCGGCGACAGCAAGCGGTCCGTCGAGCAGATCGCCCTGCTCCTCTTCATCACCGTGCCGTTCCTCGCCCTGGTGGCGGCCGTGCCGCTGGCCTGGGGATGGGGGGTGAGCTGGCTCGACCTCGGGTTGCTGACGGCGATGTACTTCATCGGCTGCCACGGCATCACGATCGGCTTCCACCGCTACTTCACCCACGGGTCGTTCAAGGCGAAGCGCCCGCTGCGGATCGCGCTGGCGGTCATGGGCTCGCTGGCGGTGGAGGGGCCGCTGGTGCGCTGGGTGGCCGACCACCGCAAGCACCACAGGTTCTCGGACGGAGAGGGCGACCCCCACTCGCCGTGGCGGTTCGGGGAGACGCTGCCGGCCCTGATGAAGGGCCTGTGGTGGGCACACATCGGATGGATGTTCGACGAGGAGCAGACGCCGCAGCAGAAGTACGCCCCGGATCTGATCAAGGACCCGGCACTGCGCCGGATCTCCCGCCAGTTCGTCCTGTGGACGATCGTGTCGCTGGCGATCCCGCCGCTGGTGGGCGGAGTGGTGACGATGTCGTGGTGGGGCGCCTTCACGGCGTTCTTCTGGGGCTCCCTGGTGCGGGTGGCGCTGCTGCACCACGTCACGTGGTCGATCAACTCGATCTGCCACGCGGTGGGCAAGCGCCCGTTCAAGTCGCGCGACCGCTCGGGCAACGTGTGGTGGCTGGCGGTCCTGTCGTGCGGCGAGTCCTGGCACAACCTGCACCACGCGGACCCGACGAGCGCCCGGCACGGCGTCATGAGGGGCCAGATCGACTCCAGCGCGCGGCTGATCCGCTGGTTCGAGAAACTGGGCTGGGCGTACGACGTGCGCTGGCCCACCGAGGAGCGGATCGAAGCCCGTCGGCAGACCCGCCCCGCGAACGCGGCATGA